A DNA window from Arachis hypogaea cultivar Tifrunner chromosome 18, arahy.Tifrunner.gnm2.J5K5, whole genome shotgun sequence contains the following coding sequences:
- the LOC112770476 gene encoding uncharacterized protein produces the protein MGATPFHRSILEVRLPKHFDKPTDMRYDGTQDPLEHLTAFEARMNLEGVGDEVRCRAFPITLAGPAIRWFNNFPQGSVTRFSDISHAFLAQFTTRIAKAKHPINLLGVTQRAGEPTRKYLDRFNDECLEIDGLTDSVASLCLTNGLLNEDFRKHLTTKPVWTMQEI, from the coding sequence ATGGGAGCAACCCCATTCCACCGTTCTATACTCGAGGTCCGGCTGCCAAAACActttgacaagccaacggacatgaggtacgatggaacGCAAGACCCACTAGAACACctcacggccttcgaggccaggatgaacctagagGGAGTGGGAGACGAGGTAAGGTGCCGCGCTTTTCCGATCACCCTGGCGGGACCTGCAATACGGTGGTTCAATAACTTCCCGCAGGGCTCGGTAACCCGTTTCTCCGACATCAGCCATGCCTTCCTGGCTCAGTTCACGACCAGAATTGCCAAAGCCAAGCACCCGATCAATTTGCTGGGGGTGACCCAGAGAGCCGGGGAGCCGACCAGAAAATACCTAGATCGCTTCAACGATGAATGCTTGGAAATCGACGGGCTGACGGACTCGGTGGCGAGCTTATGCTTGACTAACGGGCTCTTGAACGAGGACTTCAGGAAGCACCTTACCACAAAGCCAGTatggacaatgcaggagatctaA
- the LOC112770477 gene encoding uncharacterized protein isoform X2 — translation MSLDPNFTAAATTTTTAIATAATATTAAPARPISPQVRPNPQLTKPNNNHDQSQNQNQPFLYPVSSSGRGFIPGITNPFSRGGGADARHMSPSLAYARGVHAHLEYLSQITRHQQLGPTIKALPLSPQQHKATPRSAVTDSNGYKDTSTRERSRDDQYIVVRDRKVR, via the exons ATGTCCTTGGATCCCAATTTCACAGcggccgccaccaccaccaccaccgctaTCGCCACCGCTGCCACCGCCACCACCGCTGCACCAGCAAGACCTATATCACCACAGGTTCGCCCAAACCCGCAATTAACGAAACCTAACAATAACCACGACCAAtctcagaatcagaatcagccttTTCTGTATCCAGTTTCTTCTTCTGGCCGCGGCTTCATCCCGGGGATTACGAATCCCTTCTCCCGTGGTGGTGGCGCCGACGCACGCCACATGTCGCCTTCGCTAGCTTACGCTCGTGGCGTTCATGCTCACCTTGAGTATCTCAGCCAGATCACTAGGCATCAGCAACTAGGTCCCACTATTAAGGCTCTTCCTCTCTCACCTCAACAACACAAG GCTACACCTCGGTCTGCTGTTACTGATAGCAATGGCTATAAAGATACAAGCACAag GGAGAGAAGCAGAGATGATCAGTATATCGTGGTCAGAGATAGAAAA GTCAGATAA
- the LOC112769067 gene encoding protein NPGR2 isoform X2, which translates to MDGSFVPRNNIEEAILLLMILLRKVTLNRIEWDPSILDHLSFALSVSGDLMILANQLEELLPGTIHRKERFHALALCYYGAGKNVEALDLLRKLLSNREDPRHVPSLLMASKICCENFSVTKDPGVSFARMALENLDGRCNQLENMANFLLGVSLSAYSKFAISDAERVKRQSEALHTLENACKLSRMEDPVVLYHLSLEYAEQRKLDAALHYAKCIVKLEVGSNVKGWLLLSRVLSAQKRFLDAESIINAALDQTGKWDQGDLLRTKAKLQIAQGQLKSAIETYTQLLAVLQVHSKSFGSRNKLFKIAAWPSRLHTQL; encoded by the exons ATGGACGGATCGTTTGTGCCTAGAAACAACATTGAAGAGGCTATACTTCTTTTAATGATTTTGCTAAGAAAAGTCACTCTAAATAGAATTGAGTGGGATCCTTCAATTTTGGACCACCTTTCATTTGCTCTATCTGTTTCTGGAGATTTGATGATTTTAGCCAATCAATTGGAAGAATTGCTTCCTGGAACTATCCATCGAAAGGAGAGGTTCCATGCTTTAGCTCTTTGTTATTACGGAGCAGGGAAGAACGTGGAAGCGCTGGATCTTCTTAGAAAACTGCTGAGTAATAGAGAGGACCCAAGACATGTTCCAAGTTTGTTAATGGCTTCTAAGATTTGTTGCGAGAACTTCAGTGTTACAAAAGACCCTGGGGTAAGCTTTGCTCGGATGGCACTTGAGAACTTGGATGGAAGATGTAATCAGTTAGAAAATATGGCCAATTTCTTACTTGGTGTTTCACTTTCTGCATACTCGAAATTTGCAATTTCTGATGCTGAGAGGGTTAAGAGACAATCTGAGGCACTTCATACCCTTGAAAATGCCTGCAAATTGAGCAGAATGGAAGACCCTGTTGTATTATACCATCTGAGTTTAGAATATGCTGAGCAACGGAAGTTGGATGCTGCACTTCATTATGCTAAGTGCATTGTAAAACTTGAAGTTGGCTCTAATGTTAAAGGTTGGTTACTGTTATCTAGGGTATTATCCGCACAAAAGCGGTTCTTAGATGCCGAATCTATTATCAATGCTGCTTTGGATCAGACTGGGAAATGGGATCAAGGTGATTTGTTACGAACAAAGGCGAAACTTCAGATCGCTCAGGGCCAGTTAAAGAGTGCCATTGAGACATACACTCAGCTTCTTGCTGTTCTTCAAGTTCATAGTAAAAGTTTTGGTTCTCGGAATAAGCTATTTAAg ATTGCAGCATGGCCATCACGACTTCATACACAGTTATGA
- the LOC112769067 gene encoding protein NPGR2 isoform X3, which yields MDGSFVPRNNIEEAILLLMILLRKVTLNRIEWDPSILDHLSFALSVSGDLMILANQLEELLPGTIHRKERFHALALCYYGAGKNVEALDLLRKLLSNREDPRHVPSLLMASKICCENFSVTKDPGVSFARMALENLDGRCNQLENMANFLLGVSLSAYSKFAISDAERVKRQSEALHTLENACKLSRMEDPVVLYHLSLEYAEQRKLDAALHYAKCIVKLEVGSNVKGWLLLSRVLSAQKRFLDAESIINAALDQTGKWDQGDLLRTKAKLQIAQGQLKSAIETYTQLLAVLQVHSKSFGSRNKLFKCHNHSH from the exons ATGGACGGATCGTTTGTGCCTAGAAACAACATTGAAGAGGCTATACTTCTTTTAATGATTTTGCTAAGAAAAGTCACTCTAAATAGAATTGAGTGGGATCCTTCAATTTTGGACCACCTTTCATTTGCTCTATCTGTTTCTGGAGATTTGATGATTTTAGCCAATCAATTGGAAGAATTGCTTCCTGGAACTATCCATCGAAAGGAGAGGTTCCATGCTTTAGCTCTTTGTTATTACGGAGCAGGGAAGAACGTGGAAGCGCTGGATCTTCTTAGAAAACTGCTGAGTAATAGAGAGGACCCAAGACATGTTCCAAGTTTGTTAATGGCTTCTAAGATTTGTTGCGAGAACTTCAGTGTTACAAAAGACCCTGGGGTAAGCTTTGCTCGGATGGCACTTGAGAACTTGGATGGAAGATGTAATCAGTTAGAAAATATGGCCAATTTCTTACTTGGTGTTTCACTTTCTGCATACTCGAAATTTGCAATTTCTGATGCTGAGAGGGTTAAGAGACAATCTGAGGCACTTCATACCCTTGAAAATGCCTGCAAATTGAGCAGAATGGAAGACCCTGTTGTATTATACCATCTGAGTTTAGAATATGCTGAGCAACGGAAGTTGGATGCTGCACTTCATTATGCTAAGTGCATTGTAAAACTTGAAGTTGGCTCTAATGTTAAAGGTTGGTTACTGTTATCTAGGGTATTATCCGCACAAAAGCGGTTCTTAGATGCCGAATCTATTATCAATGCTGCTTTGGATCAGACTGGGAAATGGGATCAAGGTGATTTGTTACGAACAAAGGCGAAACTTCAGATCGCTCAGGGCCAGTTAAAGAGTGCCATTGAGACATACACTCAGCTTCTTGCTGTTCTTCAAGTTCATAGTAAAAGTTTTGGTTCTCGGAATAAGCTATTTAAg TGTCACAATCATTCACACTAG
- the LOC112769067 gene encoding protein NPGR2 isoform X1, whose translation MDGSFVPRNNIEEAILLLMILLRKVTLNRIEWDPSILDHLSFALSVSGDLMILANQLEELLPGTIHRKERFHALALCYYGAGKNVEALDLLRKLLSNREDPRHVPSLLMASKICCENFSVTKDPGVSFARMALENLDGRCNQLENMANFLLGVSLSAYSKFAISDAERVKRQSEALHTLENACKLSRMEDPVVLYHLSLEYAEQRKLDAALHYAKCIVKLEVGSNVKGWLLLSRVLSAQKRFLDAESIINAALDQTGKWDQGDLLRTKAKLQIAQGQLKSAIETYTQLLAVLQVHSKSFGSRNKLFKVCFLNFSSPKIQNLLVNHYPSSIHHFVCFLLCSLHCYFFNLFDPLSDFDLHTHALSML comes from the coding sequence ATGGACGGATCGTTTGTGCCTAGAAACAACATTGAAGAGGCTATACTTCTTTTAATGATTTTGCTAAGAAAAGTCACTCTAAATAGAATTGAGTGGGATCCTTCAATTTTGGACCACCTTTCATTTGCTCTATCTGTTTCTGGAGATTTGATGATTTTAGCCAATCAATTGGAAGAATTGCTTCCTGGAACTATCCATCGAAAGGAGAGGTTCCATGCTTTAGCTCTTTGTTATTACGGAGCAGGGAAGAACGTGGAAGCGCTGGATCTTCTTAGAAAACTGCTGAGTAATAGAGAGGACCCAAGACATGTTCCAAGTTTGTTAATGGCTTCTAAGATTTGTTGCGAGAACTTCAGTGTTACAAAAGACCCTGGGGTAAGCTTTGCTCGGATGGCACTTGAGAACTTGGATGGAAGATGTAATCAGTTAGAAAATATGGCCAATTTCTTACTTGGTGTTTCACTTTCTGCATACTCGAAATTTGCAATTTCTGATGCTGAGAGGGTTAAGAGACAATCTGAGGCACTTCATACCCTTGAAAATGCCTGCAAATTGAGCAGAATGGAAGACCCTGTTGTATTATACCATCTGAGTTTAGAATATGCTGAGCAACGGAAGTTGGATGCTGCACTTCATTATGCTAAGTGCATTGTAAAACTTGAAGTTGGCTCTAATGTTAAAGGTTGGTTACTGTTATCTAGGGTATTATCCGCACAAAAGCGGTTCTTAGATGCCGAATCTATTATCAATGCTGCTTTGGATCAGACTGGGAAATGGGATCAAGGTGATTTGTTACGAACAAAGGCGAAACTTCAGATCGCTCAGGGCCAGTTAAAGAGTGCCATTGAGACATACACTCAGCTTCTTGCTGTTCTTCAAGTTCATAGTAAAAGTTTTGGTTCTCGGAATAAGCTATTTAAggtttgttttcttaatttttccAGTCCCAAAATACAGAACCTCTTAGTTAATCATTATCCCTCTTCAATTCATCATTTCGTATGTTTTCTTCTCTGTTCTTTGCACTGTTACTTCTTCAATCTCTTTGACCCTCTCTCTGACTTTGACCTCCACACACACGCACTTTCTATGTTGTAA
- the LOC112769067 gene encoding protein NPGR2 isoform X4, protein MDGSFVPRNNIEEAILLLMILLRKVTLNRIEWDPSILDHLSFALSVSGDLMILANQLEELLPGTIHRKERFHALALCYYGAGKNVEALDLLRKLLSNREDPRHVPSLLMASKICCENFSVTKDPGVSFARMALENLDGRCNQLENMANFLLGVSLSAYSKFAISDAERVKRQSEALHTLENACKLSRMEDPVVLYHLSLEYAEQRKLDAALHYAKCIVKLEVGSNVKGWLLLSRVLSAQKRFLDAESIINAALDQTGKWDQGDLLRTKAKLQIAQGQLKSAIETYTQLLAVLQVHSKSFGSRNKLFK, encoded by the exons ATGGACGGATCGTTTGTGCCTAGAAACAACATTGAAGAGGCTATACTTCTTTTAATGATTTTGCTAAGAAAAGTCACTCTAAATAGAATTGAGTGGGATCCTTCAATTTTGGACCACCTTTCATTTGCTCTATCTGTTTCTGGAGATTTGATGATTTTAGCCAATCAATTGGAAGAATTGCTTCCTGGAACTATCCATCGAAAGGAGAGGTTCCATGCTTTAGCTCTTTGTTATTACGGAGCAGGGAAGAACGTGGAAGCGCTGGATCTTCTTAGAAAACTGCTGAGTAATAGAGAGGACCCAAGACATGTTCCAAGTTTGTTAATGGCTTCTAAGATTTGTTGCGAGAACTTCAGTGTTACAAAAGACCCTGGGGTAAGCTTTGCTCGGATGGCACTTGAGAACTTGGATGGAAGATGTAATCAGTTAGAAAATATGGCCAATTTCTTACTTGGTGTTTCACTTTCTGCATACTCGAAATTTGCAATTTCTGATGCTGAGAGGGTTAAGAGACAATCTGAGGCACTTCATACCCTTGAAAATGCCTGCAAATTGAGCAGAATGGAAGACCCTGTTGTATTATACCATCTGAGTTTAGAATATGCTGAGCAACGGAAGTTGGATGCTGCACTTCATTATGCTAAGTGCATTGTAAAACTTGAAGTTGGCTCTAATGTTAAAGGTTGGTTACTGTTATCTAGGGTATTATCCGCACAAAAGCGGTTCTTAGATGCCGAATCTATTATCAATGCTGCTTTGGATCAGACTGGGAAATGGGATCAAGGTGATTTGTTACGAACAAAGGCGAAACTTCAGATCGCTCAGGGCCAGTTAAAGAGTGCCATTGAGACATACACTCAGCTTCTTGCTGTTCTTCAAGTTCATAGTAAAAGTTTTGGTTCTCGGAATAAGCTATTTAAg TGA
- the LOC112770477 gene encoding uncharacterized protein isoform X1 — MSLDPNFTAAATTTTTAIATAATATTAAPARPISPQVRPNPQLTKPNNNHDQSQNQNQPFLYPVSSSGRGFIPGITNPFSRGGGADARHMSPSLAYARGVHAHLEYLSQITRHQQLGPTIKALPLSPQQHKATPRSAVTDSNGYKDTSTRERSRDDQYIVVRDRKVSLHLLILHEINCEVLVLERPY; from the exons ATGTCCTTGGATCCCAATTTCACAGcggccgccaccaccaccaccaccgctaTCGCCACCGCTGCCACCGCCACCACCGCTGCACCAGCAAGACCTATATCACCACAGGTTCGCCCAAACCCGCAATTAACGAAACCTAACAATAACCACGACCAAtctcagaatcagaatcagccttTTCTGTATCCAGTTTCTTCTTCTGGCCGCGGCTTCATCCCGGGGATTACGAATCCCTTCTCCCGTGGTGGTGGCGCCGACGCACGCCACATGTCGCCTTCGCTAGCTTACGCTCGTGGCGTTCATGCTCACCTTGAGTATCTCAGCCAGATCACTAGGCATCAGCAACTAGGTCCCACTATTAAGGCTCTTCCTCTCTCACCTCAACAACACAAG GCTACACCTCGGTCTGCTGTTACTGATAGCAATGGCTATAAAGATACAAGCACAag GGAGAGAAGCAGAGATGATCAGTATATCGTGGTCAGAGATAGAAAAGTGAGTCTTCATTTGCTTATTTTGCATGAAATTAATTGTGAAGTTCTTGTGTTAGAAAGACCATATTGA
- the LOC112769069 gene encoding uncharacterized protein, with translation MKLFEIESYKAWAAAELEQQKEVEEAEVSMQEAQDYLDSITESAMDEFRRFEEELESMSKAEMESLVNTAEGARKMGNLMEKAASIASKKYIEAALNSATASMKSAWKGISSGKVHPS, from the coding sequence ATGAAGCTGTTTGAGATTGAGTCATACAAGGCATGGGCAGCTGCAGAACTTGAGCAACAGAAAGAGGTTGAAGAGGCTGAGGTTTCCATGCAGGAAGCTCAGGACTACCTTGATTCTATCACGGAAAGTGCCATGGACGAGTTCCGGCGCTTCGAAGAGGAGCTTGAGAGCATGTCAAAGGCTGAAATGGAGAGCCTAGTTAACACTGCTGAGGGTGCAAGAAAGATGGGAAATTTGATGGAGAAAGCTGCCTCCATTGCTTCCAAGAAGTATATTGAGGCTGCACTCAATTCAGCCACTGCTTCCATGAAATCTGCTTGGAAGGGAATCTCTTCTGGCAAGGTCCATCCTTCTTAA